DNA sequence from the Amycolatopsis sp. Hca4 genome:
CTGGCCGAGGCGAAGAGGCCCCTGGTCCGCCTGCGGGGGCAGTGGGTCCGGGTGGATCCGCAGCTGCTGGCCCGGGTCCGCGGCCGGACCCGCAAGCTGGACGCGGGCGAGGCACTGGCGGCGGCGTTGACGGGCGAGCTGGAGGTGGACGGCGAGAGCGTGGAATTCGCCGCCCCGCCCGCGCTGGGTGGGCTGGCCGCACGCATCCGCGACCGAGGGGAGGCGGCGGTCCCGACCCCACCCGGCCTGCAGGCGACGCTGCGGCCGTACCAGCAGGCGGGGTTGTCGTGGCTGGCGACGATGACGGGCCTGGGATTGGGCGCCTGCCTGGCCGACGACATGGGCCTGGGCAAGACGATCCAGCTGATCGCCCTGCACTTGCACCGGCGCGAGCTGGCCAGGGCCGGTGGGCTGGGGTCGGGCCCGGAGCGATGGCCGGAGGCGATCGAAGTGGAGGTCGAGCTGCAACCGGGAGAGGGGCAGCCGAGGGCGAGCACCCGGGCGGCGGTCGAGGCGCCATCGGCGCTTGGCGGCGAGCGGGCCGGCGAGGCGACTCGATCGGCGGCCGAGCTGCAACCGGGAGAGGGGCAGCCGAGGGCGAGCACCCAGGCGGCGGTCGAGGCGCCATCGGCGCTTGGCGGCGAGCGGGCCGGCGAGGCGACTCGATCGGCGGCCGGGCAGCAACCGAGCGAAGGGCAGCCGAGCGCGAGCACCCGGGCGGCGGTCGAGCTGTCCCCAGCCCTCGGCGGCGAGCGGGCCGGCGAAGTGACTCGATCGGCGCCCGAGCCACTGCCTGTTGAAGGGCGCCATGGCGAGGCGGCCGAGCCGCGGCCCGGCGAGGGGCAGGCCGGCGGACCGCAGACCGAGCCGCCGATCGGCGAGCAACCGGCGGCCGCTCCATCGCCGGCGGCCGAACCCATTCCGGCCGGCGATCGCGAGGCGATGCCTTCGAGCGGCGAACCCCTCCCAGCGGCCGGCGGCGGTGGGCCGACCCTCGTCCTCTGTCCCACCTCCCTCCTCGGCAACTGGGAACGCGAGTTCGCCCGCTTCGCCCCGGAAATCCCCGTCCGGCGGTTCCACGGCGGCCGCCGCCACCTCGACGACCTCGCCCCCGACGAGGTCGTCCTCGCCACCTACGGTGTCCTCCGGCGCGACCGCGCCACGCTGTCCGAAGTGGACTGGGGCCTCATCGCCGCCGATGAAGCGCAGCACGTCAAGAACCCGCTCTCCGCCACCGCCAAAGAGCTGCGCAAGATCCCCGCCCAGGCCAAGGTCGCCCTCACCGGCACCCCCGTCGAAAACCGGCTCACCGAACTCTGGTCCATTGTGGACTGGACCACCCCCGGCCTGCTCGGCCCGCTCGACCGCTTCCGCCGCACCGTGGCGCGCCCGATCGAACGCGACCGCGACAAGGCCGTCACCGCACGGCTCGCCGCCACCGTCCGGCCGTTCCTCCTGCGGCGGCGCAAGACCGATCCGGACATCGCCCCGGAACTGCCGCCGAAGACCGAGACCGATCGGTTCGTCCCGCTCACCGCCGAGCAGACCACGCTCTACGAAGCCGTCGTGCGGGAAAACCTCGCCGAAATCCGGGAAACCAAGGGCATCGAACGGCGCGGGCAGGTCCTGAAGCTGCTCACCGAGCTCAAGCAGATCTGCAACCACCCCGCGCAGTTCCTCAAAGAACCGCACGGCGCGCTCACCGGCCGCTCCGGCAAGCTCGCGGCGTTCGAAGAACTCCTGGACGTCATCCTCGACGAAGGCGAAAGCGTCCTGGTCTTCAGCCAGTACGTCCAGCTCTGCCGCCTGCTCGAACGGCGCCTGAAAGACCGCGGCCTGCCCACCGAACTGCTCTCCGGCGACAGCTCCCCGGCGAAGCGGCAGGACATGGTCGACCGGTTCCAGGCCGGCGAAATCCCGGTCTTCCTGCTCTCCCTCAAGGCCGGCGGCGTCGGGCTCAACCTGACCCGCGCCACCCACGTCATCCACTACGACCGCTGGTGGAACCCGGCGGTCGAAGACCAGGCCACCGACCGCGCCTACCGGATCGGGCAGGACCGGCCGGTCCAGGTGCACCGGCTGATCGCCGAAGGCACCCTCGAAGAGCGGATCGCGCAGGTCCTGGAAAAGAAACGCGGTCTCGCCGAGTCGATCGTCGGGGCCGGGGAAGACTGGATCACCGAACTGTCCGACGACGAGCTCGCCGATCTCGTCCGGCTCGGGAGCGGGTGATGCCACCGAGGCGCAACTTCGGCACGACGTGGTGGGGCCGCGCCTGGGTCGAGGCCCTGGAACAGCGCGCGAAGCTCGACCCGAACCGGCTGCCCGCGGGCGGACGTACGCGCGCAAGGGCACCGTCAGCGAGCTGCACTTCGGTGCCGGCGGGATGACGGCGTGGGTGCGCGGCAGCCGGCCGGAGCCGTACAAGGTGACCATCACCATGCGCACCTTCACCGACGGCGAGTGGGACACCCTGCTCGGCGTGGTCGGCACCCAGCTCGGCCACGCGGCCGCGCTGCTCGACGGGGAGCTGCCCGGCGCGCTCACCGAACAGGCGCGCGAGGCGGGCGTCGACCTGCTGCCCGGCCCCGGCGACCTGCGGCCGCGGTGCTCGTGCCCGGACTCGGCGAACCCCTGCAAGCACGTCGCCGCGGTGTACTACCTGGTCGCCGACGAGGTGGACCGGGATCCGTTCACGCTCTTCCTGCTGCGCGGACGGCCGCGGTCGGACGTGCTGGCCGAGCTCCGCGCCCGCCGGTCGCCGGCCCGCGGCGAGAAACCGACGCTCCCGAAACCCGCCGACGAGGGCCTGACCCCGCGTGCGGCCTACGCGCGAAAACCGGGCGCGATCCCCGCCCTGCCACCACCGCCGCGGGTACCCGGGCCGCCGGCGGTCCTGGACCTCGACCCGCCCCCGGCCACCGGCTGGACGGCGGCGGCCCTCTCGGCCCTCGCGGCGGACGCGGCCGCCCTGGCCCGAGACCTGCTGGCCGGCGGCCCGGCCCCGGCGGAGCTGACGTTCGAGGAAGACCTGGCCCGCCGCGCGGCCGGCCGCACGAGCGCGGAGATCACCGCACTGGCCACGGCGGCGGAGGTGTCCCCGAAGGACCTGGCCCGTTGGGCCGAGGCCTGGCGCGAAGCCGGCCGCGGCGGCCTCGCCGCCCTGCGCGAGACCTGGCAGCCGGGCCCCGGGCCGATGGCCGAAGGGCAGGAAATCCTGGAGGACACGGGAAAGCCGACACTGTGGCGAAACCGCCTCACGCAAGGAGAGCTGCAGCTGCGCTACGGCCGTGACGGACGCTGGTACCGCTTCGTCCGCGAAGGAGCCGAGTGGCGCCTCGACGGTCCACCCTCGGCGAGCCCGCTGGACCTCGTCTACTGAGCCTGCTGACCGTCGGAACTTGCCTGGGATTTCGCAGGTCCGGCTGCAGACTGACATGATGCCAGCGCGGCTCCAGCGACGGACAAGGCCGGCTCGCCGAGCCGAGCGGATGGGAGCGCTGGTCGTGAGTGGATCGTTACCGTGCGGTGTCCTTTGCGTTCTGGCGAGCATGTCCTTCTCGTGCATTGACGAGGCTTCGTGTAACGGCTAGTCCCCGCGTCCCGTCATGTTGTAGGGACGACGGAATGAGAACAACGTGTCAGTGTGGGCGAAGCTACCCCTCGGGACCACTCGGCTACGGCGAAGTTGGGGCCGACGAGGGGGAACGTGGTGGTGGGCAATTCTCGTGATCGTACTGCCGGTCACCGCGATCGCCGGCGCCGCCATAATTGTTCTGTTGACATTCGTTGATGTAAACAATACTCAGAACCAGATTGAGCTGATCAAGACCGGGCTCACTGTCGGCGCTGGTACTGGCGGTATTGTGGCGTTGGTCCTGAACGGCAGACGACAATGGTCGACTGAGCACGACGCCACTGAGCGTCGGCTGACTGAGTTGTATGTCAAGGCAATAGAGCAGCTTGGATCAGAGAACGGTGTAGTGCGCCATGGCTGCCTTTACGGGCTTGAGCGTGTTGCTCAAGACAACCCGCGTCAGAGGCAGTCGGTTGTCGATGTGATCTGTGCATACCTGCGCAGACCGTACACGCCGCCGACTGTTCATCGCCCACTGGGAAAGCAGCGTTCGAGATTTCGTGCGGATCACAGCCGTGGCGGTGACTCTGATGTCAAGTCGGCAGTTTCTTCTCGCGAGGAACGTGAGATACGTCTGGCTGCTCAGCGTATTCTCGGCAAGCACCTTTCTCCTGGTGATTTTCCTGATCATCCTGACCAAGCGTTTTGGGTGGATATAGATCTAGATCTCTCTGGAGCAATTCTCTCTGATTTCAGTCTCAAGTTCAGTCGAGTCCGAAGTGCTCGGTTTGCGGGCGCGAAATTTATCGGGGATGCGGACTTTTCGAGAACAGTGTTCATGGGTGTCGCCGATTTCGCTGGCGCGGAGTTCGTTGGCTCCGTTCGGTTCGATGAGGCAAAGTTCTCTCAATATGCCGGATTCTCGGGTGTTGGATTTGGTGAATACGCATGGTTTGAGGATGCTCAATTCTTGTTTGCTGCCACCTTCGATCGCTCGAAATTTGCCGACTTTGCCGGTTTTGCCGGAGCCGAATTCGCTGGCCCTACTGGGTTCGAGGAAGTTCATTTTGGCGGTAATGCAGTGTTTCAAGACTCGACCTTCGGTGGGCGTGTGGAGTTCGAGGCCTCGACTTTGTGTGGGATTGCCAGCTTCGAGGGCGTGAAATTTCGGGCCGATGCGACATTTTCTGGTGTAAGATTCGTCGGATTGGCTGATTTCAGGGAATCTGAATGGCAAGGGCTGGTAGAATTTGTAGAAGCAGGTTTCCTTGGTGTGGCTGATTTCAATAAGGCGGACTTCTTGGCCGACGTCAAACTTGGGGGAGTCAGCTTTGCGGAGGCGTCCGCATTTTCGGGAGCGTCATTTTTCGGTTCTGTTGAGTGTGACGATGGAAGTTTCGAAATGTCTCCGTTGTTCGTCGACGCCGATTTTTATGGCGCGACCGGGTGACGGTTGGATCGATATCGGGTCGAGTTCATTGAGTGCGCTCGGCCTTCCAGGTGTTGTACGTGTGGTCCAGGAATCGCGCCACGCCGCGGACCACGTGCGCCGACCGCACCGACGTGAACACGTCGAACGCGTGCTGCGCCCCCGCCAGCTCCGCGTACGCCACCGGCTGCCGGGACTTCTCCCGCAGCCGCGCGACGAACTCGCGCGCCTCTCGCACCGGCACCAGCGAATCGTCGCGGCCGTGGATCACGAAGAACGGCGGGGCGTCCGTCGTGATCCGGTCCAGCGGGGACGCCGCGATGTATTCGTCCAGGTGCGCCACCGGGTCGCGGTCCGGGGCGAATACGCGGCGGGCGATCAGGGTCTCCAGCCGGTACTTGCTCGCCGGTGCACCGGACGTCGCCGCGAAGTCGTACACGCCGTAGTGGGGGACGCACGCCTGGACGCTCGTGTCCACGTCCTCGAACGACGGCTGCAGCGCCGGGTCGTTCTGGGACAGCGCCAGCAACGCCGACAGGTGCCCGCCCGCCGAACCGCCCGTCACCGCCACGAACCGCGGGTCGCCGCCGTAGGAGGCGATCGACGAGCGGATCCAGGCCAGTGCCTGCTTCGCCGCGACGATGTGCGCCGGCCAGCGGTGGGCCGGCGCGAGGGGGTAGTTGATCGCGACGCACACCCAGCCCCGGCGGGCCAGGTAGCGCATCAGCGGCCTGCCCTGCTCCTCCTTGTTGCCGATCACCCACGCGCCGCCGTGGACCTGCAGCAGCACCGGCGCGCCCGCAACGTCCTCGAGGGGCCGGTACACGTCCAGCAGGAACCGCTTGCCGCCCGGGGCGTACGCGATGTTGCGGTCGACCCGGACGTCCGGGGCGCCCATCCGGAACGGCAGCGCCAGCTCGCCCCACGGCAGGCCCAGATCGGACCGGCCCAGCTCCGACGCGTAGTCCGCACCCAGAGCCGACCTGAGCGCCTCCTCGATCTCCTCGCGGGCGCCGTGGCCGGTGCGGACCAGCGCGGCCAGCCCCGCGGCGGACGCCGCCGCCATCGCCAGGCCCGCCTTCGTCGACCGGTCGCCCACACCGTGGCGGGCCACGTGGACCAGGGAATCCGCCGCCGTCAGCGCCATGAGCTGGGGTGCCAGCTCGCCGGTCAGCCAGCCGGCGAAGAACACCGGGATCGTCGTGGACCGCGCCCGCAGCGGGCGGAGCGCGTTGGCGGTGAGACCGAGCTGGACCGCGCGACGGGTCAGGAAATTCGGCTGCACCACCGCGATGATACCGGCGAGTAGGGTGACGCGCCGCTCACTGGACGTGGCTTACCCTGGGCGGCATGCAGAGACTGAGCGGCCTCGACGCGAGCTTTCTCTACCTGGAGACGTCGTCGCAGGTCCTGCACGTCTGCGGGCTGCTGGTCCTCGACGGGTCGACCGTCCCCGGCGGCTACTCCTTCGCGAAGTTCCAGGACCGGCTCGAGGAACGCGTCCGGGCGATCCCGGCGTTCCGCCGCAAACTGCACAACCCGCTGTGGAACCTCAGCCACCCCGTGTGGGTCGAGGACGAGGAGTTCGACCTCGACCACCACGTGCACCGCATCGGCGTGCCCGCTCCCGGCGACCGCGCCGAGCTGGCCGCGCTGTGCGCGCACATCGCCGGGCAGCAGCTCGACCGGGCGCACCCGCTGTGGCAGCTCTACGTCATCGAAGGCCTCGCCGACGGGCAGCTCGCCGTGCTGCTCAAGATGCACCACGCGAGCGTCGACGGCGTGAGCGGGGCCAGCCTGATCACCCACCTGGCCGGGCTCGAGCCGGACGCGCCGATGCCGGCGGTCGAACAGCCGCGCAACACCGGGCTGCCGTCGCCGCTGGACCTGCTGCGGTCCGGGGTCGGCAGCGTCGTGAAGCGGCCCGCCGAGGTCGCCCGGCTGCTGCCCGACCTGCTCGGCCTGATGCCGCGCTGGGTCGGCCGGGCGTTGCGCGGCAAGGGGATGCCGGTCCCGTTCACCGCGCCGCGGACCTCGCTCAACGGCACGATCACCGGTCACCGCAGCGTCGCCTTCGCCCAGCTCGACCTCGCCGAAATCAAGGACGTCAAGAACGCCTTCGGCGTCACGGTCAACGACGTCGTGCTCGCGCTCGTCGCCGGCGCGCTGCGCGAGTTCCTCGCCGAACGCGGCGAGCTGCCGGAGGACCCGCTGGTCGCCACCGTCCCGGTGTCGGTGCACGACCGGACCGAGCGCGACCACGGCAGCAACAAGGTTTCCGCGTTCTTCGCCTCCCTGCCGACCCACCTGGCCGACCCGGCCGCGCGGGTGTTCTTCCTCGCCGAGGCCAACCGGCGCTCGAAGGACCACCACCACGACATCGACGCCGACATGCTGCAGGACTGGGCGCAGTTCTCGGCCGCGACGGCGTTCGGGCTCGCCGTGCGCGCGTATTCGGCGCTGCGCCTGGCCGAAAAGCACCCGGTGGTGCACAACCTGGTCGTCTCGAACGTGCCCGGGCCGCCGATGCCGCTGTACTTCCTCGGCGCGCGGATCACCGGCTTCTACCCGCTCGGCCCGGTCTTCCACGGCGCCGGGCTGAACGTCACCGTGCTGTCGAACGCGGGGAAGGTGCACGTCGGCCTGCTCGGCGCCCGTGAGCTGGTCAAGGACCTGTGGCCGCTCGCCGACGCGCTCCCGGACGCGCTCGCCGAGCTGCTCAAGGCCGCGGGCTGAGCACCACGACCGGGATCTCCCGGTCGGTCCAGGCCTGGTACTTCGCGAAGTCCGCGTACAGCTCGACCAGCCGCGGCCACAGCTCGGCGCGTTCGGCGCCCCCGGCGACCCGGGCGGTGACCGGAACCCCGCGCCGGCCCTTGAGGTGCACGCGGGTTTCCGGGTGCGCCAGCAGGTTGAAGTACCACTGCGGGTGCCGGGGCAGCCCGCCCTGCGAGCCGACGACGACGACGTCCTCGCCGGAGCGCAGGTACAGCAGCGGCGTGGTGAACAACCGCCCGGACCTGCGGCCGCGGTGTTCCAGCAGCAGCGTCGGCACCGGCTTGCGGAACCCGGCGCCGATCCGCCACGTGCTGCCGACGCGGCCGCCGGTCAGCCGGAAGACCGCCACCTGCGCCTTCGCCGCGTACTTCATCACCTTCGCCGTCACCGGCGAGTCGAGGCCGCCGGGCTTGGCGTCGGGCAGGCTGAAGCGTCCCATCATGGCTTCCTTCCTCGGAGGGAGTGGACCGCGGCGAGCAGGGCGGGCACCCAGCGGTCGGCGGCCAGCACGCAGGCGGCGTGCCCGGCCGCGACCTCGTAGGTGGCCGCGCCGGGGATCCGGCGGGCCAGCGACCGCTGGTGGGCGGGCGCGATGAACCGGTCCCGCGCCGTCACCACGACCGCCGACGGCAGCCGCAGCGTGTGCAGCCACGGCGTCGAGTCGAACCGGCCGATCTCGTCGACGGCGACCGCGATCTCCCACGGCCGGGTCGACCGGAACTCGCGCAGCCCCCACCGGTAGTCCTCGACGCGCTGCCGCGGCGCCTCCGGGACCACCGGGAGCCGCACGCGCTCGCGCAGCCGCCGCAGCGCCCGGCCGGTCACGTCGAGCGCGACGCGCTGGCGCAGCCCGCGGCGGAAGCTGCTCGCGGTCGAGCACAGCACCAGTCCGGTAACACGTTCTGGTTCGGCGCGGGCGACGAGCTGGGCGACCAGTCCGCCCATCGAGTACCCGGCGAGCGCGAACCGCGCCAGGCCGAGCGCGTCGGCGACCGCGGTGACGTCCTCGGCGCAGTCGGCGAGCCGGAACCGCGGCGACCGGATGCCCCGGCCGTGCCACCGCTGGTCGAACACGACGACGCGGTGACGGCGCGCCAGTGCCGCCAGGGCCGGATACCAGGTCAGCAGGCCCGTGCAGGCCACCGAGTGCAGCAGGACGAGCGCGGGTGCGTCCCGCGGGCCGACGTCGGTGACCACCGTGCGGCC
Encoded proteins:
- a CDS encoding pentapeptide repeat-containing protein, giving the protein MIVLPVTAIAGAAIIVLLTFVDVNNTQNQIELIKTGLTVGAGTGGIVALVLNGRRQWSTEHDATERRLTELYVKAIEQLGSENGVVRHGCLYGLERVAQDNPRQRQSVVDVICAYLRRPYTPPTVHRPLGKQRSRFRADHSRGGDSDVKSAVSSREEREIRLAAQRILGKHLSPGDFPDHPDQAFWVDIDLDLSGAILSDFSLKFSRVRSARFAGAKFIGDADFSRTVFMGVADFAGAEFVGSVRFDEAKFSQYAGFSGVGFGEYAWFEDAQFLFAATFDRSKFADFAGFAGAEFAGPTGFEEVHFGGNAVFQDSTFGGRVEFEASTLCGIASFEGVKFRADATFSGVRFVGLADFRESEWQGLVEFVEAGFLGVADFNKADFLADVKLGGVSFAEASAFSGASFFGSVECDDGSFEMSPLFVDADFYGATG
- a CDS encoding wax ester/triacylglycerol synthase family O-acyltransferase, whose translation is MQRLSGLDASFLYLETSSQVLHVCGLLVLDGSTVPGGYSFAKFQDRLEERVRAIPAFRRKLHNPLWNLSHPVWVEDEEFDLDHHVHRIGVPAPGDRAELAALCAHIAGQQLDRAHPLWQLYVIEGLADGQLAVLLKMHHASVDGVSGASLITHLAGLEPDAPMPAVEQPRNTGLPSPLDLLRSGVGSVVKRPAEVARLLPDLLGLMPRWVGRALRGKGMPVPFTAPRTSLNGTITGHRSVAFAQLDLAEIKDVKNAFGVTVNDVVLALVAGALREFLAERGELPEDPLVATVPVSVHDRTERDHGSNKVSAFFASLPTHLADPAARVFFLAEANRRSKDHHHDIDADMLQDWAQFSAATAFGLAVRAYSALRLAEKHPVVHNLVVSNVPGPPMPLYFLGARITGFYPLGPVFHGAGLNVTVLSNAGKVHVGLLGARELVKDLWPLADALPDALAELLKAAG
- a CDS encoding alpha/beta hydrolase: MQPNFLTRRAVQLGLTANALRPLRARSTTIPVFFAGWLTGELAPQLMALTAADSLVHVARHGVGDRSTKAGLAMAAASAAGLAALVRTGHGAREEIEEALRSALGADYASELGRSDLGLPWGELALPFRMGAPDVRVDRNIAYAPGGKRFLLDVYRPLEDVAGAPVLLQVHGGAWVIGNKEEQGRPLMRYLARRGWVCVAINYPLAPAHRWPAHIVAAKQALAWIRSSIASYGGDPRFVAVTGGSAGGHLSALLALSQNDPALQPSFEDVDTSVQACVPHYGVYDFAATSGAPASKYRLETLIARRVFAPDRDPVAHLDEYIAASPLDRITTDAPPFFVIHGRDDSLVPVREAREFVARLREKSRQPVAYAELAGAQHAFDVFTSVRSAHVVRGVARFLDHTYNTWKAERTQ
- a CDS encoding nitroreductase family deazaflavin-dependent oxidoreductase, which encodes MGRFSLPDAKPGGLDSPVTAKVMKYAAKAQVAVFRLTGGRVGSTWRIGAGFRKPVPTLLLEHRGRRSGRLFTTPLLYLRSGEDVVVVGSQGGLPRHPQWYFNLLAHPETRVHLKGRRGVPVTARVAGGAERAELWPRLVELYADFAKYQAWTDREIPVVVLSPRP
- a CDS encoding SNF2-related protein, with translation MEFSADTQATYLPADPPRDGVLALWGEDVAGGTTIELVLPRGAKFARTKVEAELVPLERALPRLLSVGEEASPAVAAWSAAVNAGVNLVARGRLRPAASPGGAAAWRIGPLDAADEELLRGLAGALPPEAYALPLTGLKRIRLHSPDSLVRALWDATADLLVRSPAAPVGVGDPAFAAREPALLGPDGAAWLAELEAREPRGVQVLLRVEGVDDESFAGVLAVRSMAEPSLVVEAATLWDAPDAVLNRLGDQVETQLLLGLRRGARAWAPLGRVLTQATPASLALSDEEVVDLLTDGARELGGAGIEVLWSKGLFAGEVKARASATQAPASVTEAEFALRSLLEFRWQLSLGGEQLTEAEVAALAEAKRPLVRLRGQWVRVDPQLLARVRGRTRKLDAGEALAAALTGELEVDGESVEFAAPPALGGLAARIRDRGEAAVPTPPGLQATLRPYQQAGLSWLATMTGLGLGACLADDMGLGKTIQLIALHLHRRELARAGGLGSGPERWPEAIEVEVELQPGEGQPRASTRAAVEAPSALGGERAGEATRSAAELQPGEGQPRASTQAAVEAPSALGGERAGEATRSAAGQQPSEGQPSASTRAAVELSPALGGERAGEVTRSAPEPLPVEGRHGEAAEPRPGEGQAGGPQTEPPIGEQPAAAPSPAAEPIPAGDREAMPSSGEPLPAAGGGGPTLVLCPTSLLGNWEREFARFAPEIPVRRFHGGRRHLDDLAPDEVVLATYGVLRRDRATLSEVDWGLIAADEAQHVKNPLSATAKELRKIPAQAKVALTGTPVENRLTELWSIVDWTTPGLLGPLDRFRRTVARPIERDRDKAVTARLAATVRPFLLRRRKTDPDIAPELPPKTETDRFVPLTAEQTTLYEAVVRENLAEIRETKGIERRGQVLKLLTELKQICNHPAQFLKEPHGALTGRSGKLAAFEELLDVILDEGESVLVFSQYVQLCRLLERRLKDRGLPTELLSGDSSPAKRQDMVDRFQAGEIPVFLLSLKAGGVGLNLTRATHVIHYDRWWNPAVEDQATDRAYRIGQDRPVQVHRLIAEGTLEERIAQVLEKKRGLAESIVGAGEDWITELSDDELADLVRLGSG
- a CDS encoding alpha/beta fold hydrolase; its protein translation is MAGRRRLITVPPTAGVPEPAPVELPGRGRTVVTDVGPRDAPALVLLHSVACTGLLTWYPALAALARRHRVVVFDQRWHGRGIRSPRFRLADCAEDVTAVADALGLARFALAGYSMGGLVAQLVARAEPERVTGLVLCSTASSFRRGLRQRVALDVTGRALRRLRERVRLPVVPEAPRQRVEDYRWGLREFRSTRPWEIAVAVDEIGRFDSTPWLHTLRLPSAVVVTARDRFIAPAHQRSLARRIPGAATYEVAAGHAACVLAADRWVPALLAAVHSLRGRKP